GTCGTACACCTCGTCGGCGACGAGGACGGCGTCGTACTCCTCGGCGATCCCCACGATTGCCTCGACAGTCTCCGGCGGGTAGACCGCACCCGTGGGGTTGTTCGGGGAGTTGACGACGATGGCGGCCGTCTCGTCGCTCGCGGCCGCGCGCACGTCCGCGGGGTCGAGCTGGCCCGTCTCGTCGGCGGGGACGTACGTCGCCTCGGCGTCCAGCAGGTTCGCCCGGCCGGCGTAATAGGGGTAGACCGGGTCGGTCATGGCCAGTTCCGACCCGCTCCCCTCCCGCTCCAGCGCGCCCGTCGTCGCGAGGTGGTTGGCCTCGCCGGCGCCGTTGGTGACGAGCACGCGCGAGCGGTCGACGCCGCGGCGCTCGGCTATCTCGGTCCGCAGCTCCGCGAGGCCGACGCTCGGCGGGTACTGGAACTCGCTCACGTCGCCGTCGGCGTAGTCGCGCAGCCCCTCGCGGAGCGCCCCGGGGGGCTCCCAGTCGGGGTTGCCGCTCACCATGTCCACCACGTCGCGGTCGGCGCGGGCCGCGTACTGCATCACCCGGAAGAACTGCGGCGTCTCGTAGTCCATCGATTACCGGCCGTTGGCCGCCCGCGACGTAAACCCTGGCGCTCGGCGAGGCCGGCGGGCCGGCCCCGTGGCCCGGCCGCCAGCCCCCTCAGAACAGCTCCGCGACCCGCCGGTGGGTCGCGGCGAGGGCGCCGGAGTTGTCGACGGTGGCGTGGTCGCGTTCGAGCGGTTCGAACCGCTCGCGGGCGTTCTCGTAGACGGACACGTCGGCGTCGCTGGGGTCGTCCTCGCGCTCGCGGATCCGCCGGCGGGCCACCCCGCTGTCGCAGACCACCCGGACGAACCGCAGGTCCGCGCCGACCTCGTCGGCGAGTTCGGCCGCGTCGTCGCGGTGGGTCCGGCGCTCGAAGGTCGCGTCGAGGACGACCGACTCGCCGTCGGCCAGGGCCTCGCGGGCCCGCTCCAGCATCGCCCGGTAGACGCGGTCACGCTCGGCGCGGCTGTAGGTCGGGTCGTCGACGACCTCCCGACGGACGGCGTCGCTGCGGATCCGCTCGGCGCCGAGGCGGTCGGCGACCGCCCGCGCGACCGTCGACTTCCCCACCCCCGGCAGCCCGCACTGGACGACGAGTCGCGGCGTCATCTACCCCCATCTCGAACCCCCCGCCTCATCAACGTGGGTGTCCCGCCGTCGCCGTGTTTCCCCTTCCGACAGATTTTTATAGAACCGCGAACAACGATCTACCGAGCCGAGGTGAGAAGCCATGGCTCTCCCGGATCGACCAGTCAGTTCGTGGTTCCAGGGTATGGACCTGCCGAAC
Above is a genomic segment from Halosimplex halophilum containing:
- a CDS encoding AAA family ATPase encodes the protein MTPRLVVQCGLPGVGKSTVARAVADRLGAERIRSDAVRREVVDDPTYSRAERDRVYRAMLERAREALADGESVVLDATFERRTHRDDAAELADEVGADLRFVRVVCDSGVARRRIREREDDPSDADVSVYENARERFEPLERDHATVDNSGALAATHRRVAELF
- a CDS encoding pyridoxal phosphate-dependent aminotransferase, which encodes MDYETPQFFRVMQYAARADRDVVDMVSGNPDWEPPGALREGLRDYADGDVSEFQYPPSVGLAELRTEIAERRGVDRSRVLVTNGAGEANHLATTGALEREGSGSELAMTDPVYPYYAGRANLLDAEATYVPADETGQLDPADVRAAASDETAAIVVNSPNNPTGAVYPPETVEAIVGIAEEYDAVLVADEVYDHYDFTGAFESALATGSDHVVATNSFSKTLAITGLRVGYAVFPPEDGPLGDMVDRARTRHMIQNVTGSRPAQAAVLRALRETPPEYYERNRERLRERIDRFTEALDRAGAEYTTPGGSFYVMARFDGFPGTMENVERLIDEAGVAGMPGEAFGESRAEWIRFALVTPRVDEAAERLADYLG